In Chanodichthys erythropterus isolate Z2021 chromosome 9, ASM2448905v1, whole genome shotgun sequence, a genomic segment contains:
- the LOC137027184 gene encoding major histocompatibility complex class I-related gene protein-like isoform X3, giving the protein MLIFVCMLSFLTVVNAGSHSLIALATYIVGQTPFPEFSVVLMLDDLQIGYYDSVTWKPVYRSHSDSKYYDEEQSDADTVFREKYYRMKDRAFYLKDHQNHTDSVHVHQRLVGCELLNNGKPGPLHFWDAFGGQNLEEFIFDIEKHDIQFKMSWAIAWDQLKQLHENFMYENVYHPICIKVLRRYLNMEKDNVMRKVKPRVRLMKKTLTDSQGLQISCLATGFYPRHINLTLFRDDQPVDDDQITGGEILPNGDGTYQMRKSLVISVEEQRERHKYNCTMKHLNLDNKLDITYVPEESVPKKITKQET; this is encoded by the exons GTTCTCACTCACTGATAGCTTTGGCAACATATATAGTTGGACAGACACCATTTCCTGAGTTCAGTGTTGTGCTGATGTTGGATGATCTGCAAATAGGATATTATGACTCTGTCACATGGAAACCTGTCTATCGCTCTCACAGTGATTCAAAATACTATGATGAAGAGCAAAGTGATGCTGATACTGTATTTCGTGAAAAATATTATAGAATGAAAGATCGAGCTTTTTATCTAAAAGATCACCAAAATCACACAGACA GTGTACATGTTCATCAGAGACTTGTTGGATGTGAATTGTTGAACAATGGTAAACCAGGTCCACTTCATTTCTGGGATGCTTTCGGTGGGCAAAATTTGGAGGAGTTTATTTTCGACATAGAAAAACATGACATCCAGTTCAAAATGTCATGGGCGATAGCATGGGACCAACTAAAACAACTTCATGAAAACTTTATGTATGAAAATGTGTATCATCCTATTTGCATTAAAGTTTTGCGAAGGTACCTGAATATGGAAAAGGACAATGTGATGAGAAAAG TGAAACCCAGAGTCAGACTCATGAAGAAGACACTCACAGACTCTCAAGGGCTTCAGATCAGCTGTCTGGCCACTGGTTTTTACCCCCGTCACATTAACCTGACTCTGTTCAGAGATGATCAGCCTGTGGATGATGATCAGATCACAGGAGGAGAGATTCTTCCCAACGGAGATGGAACTTACCAGATGAGGAAGAGTTTGGTGATCAGTGTAGAAGAACAACGTGAAAGACACAAATACAACTGTACAATGAAACACCTCAATCTGGACAACAAATTGGACATTACGTATG ttcctgaggaatcggttcccaaaaaaataaccaaacaggaaacatga